The DNA window TTTTCAAACTGAACGTAAAAACCCTTGCAACCCAGAGCGTAAATAAGCAGTCTATCAGTGTGTTGAAAATGGGTTAGGATATCGGTAGGCCATGGGAAGAAGGCAGCTAATATCCATTAAATCCATTTGTATTGCTGCAGGAACAATCCGTGCAGAACTTTCAACAGAAgacaacattcattcattattcgCTCTTGAAGTTAGTCCATATTTTGTGGTCCCAGAGTGTTTGTGTCAGATGATTACATTCAATTTCATCAGCAGAATACTCAGTGAACCTAATGATAGAAATAGGCACAAACAAGTTTAATTCACTGCTACAAAAAGCAGTATGCCACAGCTAAGAAGAGTTTAACATGTGGACTAAATACAACCACAAAATAATCTTGCTGATGGCTTATCTTTTAAGACTTGGCATGTCAGAATCATAGGTGCCAAGAAATAATTTAGGCTAATTTAGGTTTCAtcttttgtctgtatttgaggaaacatttttaaatcgCAGTACATAAACATTTAGTTGAAAAAATGAGTTGATTTTTTATTCCACTGTTTTCAATGTAACATTCATGTTTCACTGGGCAGCTGGGGTATCATGTAACAGTTCAGTTTAAGGCTTGCTTTTTGCGCCAAACACGGTTCGGCATGAACCCACACCAACTCCAGAGCATGGTTCTGACCTTCAGAGCTGCATAATGGCACAGCACAACAAAGCAGCAATGACAGTATCTTCCACAAGCAAAGAGCAAAGCTTTCGCAACATAGCATTTCACGCTGTAACATACTTTCACAAGTGGGGAAGGGCTATGAAACACTCGGTTAAgaggttttgatttttttatgtgGCATTTCTTACAGTAACCCACAGCTTGATATCAGTGCTGTCAGAGGAAAACCTGACATCCAACCACCAACTTCTAAATAAAAATGGACTCTTcagtgagcaaaaaaaaaaaggtgcaatTTAATTCACTGTGCAATTATTACTAAGCTTCAAGGTGTATGGAGTCCATTTATTCATTGCTGGACCTGTATGATGCATGCAGAGTGCAAAAGGCACTTTTGCACATGAAGGTCCAAAATAGAGATACAAGTATATAACTAACAGCAGGAATATACTTTGGATGCTGTAACGATAAGCATTTACTATTTGCACATACTGCCTCACAGAAAGCCAAGTTTTTTTGAGAAGAGcagttaacatttttacattattaacaAGGATaggtttttttctgtaacaGATCTCACTGTGAATCTCAACCAGATCATAACTTCTTTCTTCCATTATAAAACCATGATAATACCCATATCTGAATCCCCAACTGGAATCCCAGAGGCAGGGCAATTTAAGATTAATGCTTACCACTGAGCAAACCATGTGAGGCAACGTATGGTTTGCTGAAGCCAGGTGCTCCCTGTTGAGTGTGTGAATCCCACGACCATAATATGGCATGAGAAGAGAAACAAACCGCATTTATCTGATCTAAAGTTGGAATTATCAGTTGTCAGAAAGAATGAAATGCTGGTCGGCAGGTGGTGTCTTGTACAAGACTGAAAACTGAGGTCGTTTCACTTGACACAGGAGTTAACTTCATGGTTTTCTTTCCGCTGAAAGATAGAGATATCTATAAGGCCTTTTGGGGATAATTATCTCACCAAGCTATGTAcatgatttcattttattaaagaaaGCTGTGAAGAAATCACATATGTCATTTGGAGACATGCAGAACAGATTACTCCACCTGTTCAAATAGAACTGTTGCTTTTTCAAGACGCAGAAGGTTCAATATCGGCAGGCACAGCCAAAAAGAATACTGAACACCTGGAACCTGGCAGTGAATGCTGCTACCAGAATGTGGCACAAGACTGCCCCCTGCCTACTAACAtgtgaataaaaacaatattctACACATTGTATTCACAAGTGAAAAGGGATTTGTTTTTTAAGACTGTTAAAGGCCAAGGAAATGTATAAAAGCAGGCACAAGTTAATAAAAactcacattaacacacatttgATTGGTAAACagattttgcaaaataaaactgTGTGGAACTGTCCTAACCACTGGAATATTTATTCTGAAAACAGAATAACAATGAAACTGATTTTGATgaaggaaatatttttttgttgttgtataaaaaaaattcagaagtCAAGTATTGGTGTCTTAAGTGGATCAAGAGATGAATCACTCAGGGATGAAACATTAATGATGTCATTTTACCAGGCAAGTTgccatttgttcatttaatatGGTCCTAATATTACACATAGGCCATTACTTTTGCTAGGTCCCTAGCAGAGCTTGTCACTCTGTGTTGTTCTCATGGAGCACAGTACAGTTCACCTGCTGAAGCACTTCAGCTTGCAGGGGACCCACTTCGTGAAACAAAGTATTGttagaatttattttcagtagTAAAGCCAAACAAAATTTTCATAAAATAGCATTAATGTGCTCATATAATAAAGCTTTGCAGAGTTCAGCACTGAAAACTAATCAGCAAACCAACTAGTTTCCTTGTAGCTTCTCATTGTCAGTTCGACATGACAGTAGACTTCTGATGGGCTGATTTAACCCAACTGAAAAGGTGTTTTGTTAGAGATGttagatgaaaaacaaaaattatgttTACATGAGGCTATTTCAAGTGCTTTCAATCGCTTTGCGCTTGCTATGAAAAGCCAACAccagataaaaaaaatttaaatatccACCTGTAATTTTCCACCCTAATTGAACTTTGATGGTAacagtgtgtgcttgtgtgaatgGAATCATTTAGCCAGAGCTGTTTCTTGTGCAGGTGCTTTGGAGACAATAGTCTGCTTCCACTGGAAATATGGTAACAGGTACCAAAATGGTGGCATTCATTAATATGTAGATTTATGCATCCTGTAATTAATTTGCCATTATCCTTCAATTTATGTCCCTGTGCATCTGAAACAGACATCAGGCTATAATTATTCCACATGTTGTTACTGATGCATTGTTCTGCTATAACAAACAGATGGTAATTTTACTATACCAAACAAGTAATTGCCCAACACCCTAAGTGGTAAGTGGCTAAAATGGTGACCAGCAGTCATTTGCTCAAGAACATACTCTCATGTACGTCCTCATTTAAACATAAACGCAGCCATTCTCACCCACTGTCCGCAGTACAAATCGCAAAATCACCTCATGCCTGTGCCGTTGATCTTCATGCAAGCAATTACACTTTCCTCATTCGTTTCTTTGGCCGTTGGTTGAAAGGGGAGGTGCCCATCAGTGAGTCTGGTGACTGAGAACCGTAGCTGCCGTCTGAGCCCCCAGGTGATGGAGGTATGCCTGCCTCACTCATGGTAGACATGGGTCCCTCCTCAAACACATCACCACCCAGTACCCCATGGCCCGACACCTGGCCCTCCTCACTGTCCTGGGGCTCCATCTTCACCTGTGTCAGCTGCCACAAGGGGGAGCTGTGCCCTGCTGTTCCTGTTCAGAAACAATACAATGCCACACTGTGATCAGCAACCatggctaaataaataatttgccttatttttaaatattggcATACTTCATGTATGTCCTACAAATCAGTACATATAACAGTCATATTTTAAGAACAGAAACTTGTAAAGGGCAATTCTTTACTGTAGTATGTGGATTTGATTGAGTACCTgatgtgtgaggggagtgtCCCTCTTCAAGACCTCCTGGCAGTCTTTCACTGGATGTAGCCAGCACCCCAACGGGGAGAGCCTGGTCACCCGAGGCCGGATCCGCCTCTGGCTCCTCACTCAGGGGGAAAGCAATATCGCTCACGGGCTCCTCCTTCACCTTCAGGGGCTTGGAGTCCTCCAAAGCCTTCTCTGGGTTTACCAATCTTTCATACTCCTCGGAAAGCTCTTTACTGACCTAGATAGAAGGATTTAGATGTTTAACTATTTTGTAAAGCCACACTCAATCAGTAAGGTGCAGACTGTTAACCTGCTTGTGTTATAGGCAGGTAACAGCAATTgttatacacactcaccaccaacttatttaaaaacaccttgagcactcactggccacttcaTGAGGTTTAGCTAGGGTGCATTTTAAAGTTGCAAGATAAAGGCTGTAATCCATCTGCTGCCATCTGTTATGTTTATCCCAGGAGAGATTATTTGGGTTGCGgacacagcagtgacattgacatGGGAGTGTCATGGCAGCAGGTATTACACTGGTTTGGGTATTTCGTGTAAAGCAGTTTTTCTATGGGTCATCATCACTGTTCAATTGACAGTGGACTGCCACGCAAGATTAACTCCACAGTGGATATCGTCAACCACTGATAGATCTGAAGGACAATCAAAGCAAACTGCAAACACAaattgtgtgtttcttttgcaGAAAGTGAGCTCTAATCTCTAATCTAAACTTTACACCTATAATGCATTTCTAATCAATAAattgtctctaataaagtggtatGTGCTATATGGAACATGACAGTACACAAGCTAGATGTAGGTGGAAAGCTTCACCTGGAGCATGTAGCTGTGGTAGTCTTTGATGCGGACCTGCCAGAAGCGCTGGAGAGCCAGCACGCTGCCAATGCCCACCTCATGGAAGACCTGCTCCACCACATCAGGGAACGGGGTGGAGCCCAGGCGAGCCTCACGGTCCACAGCCACACGGAGAAGCCGCGTCAGACGCAGGTAGTGCTCATGGACCAGGTCCGTAAGCGTCTCCAGCACACTCTCATTGGCTGACTCGAAGCCGGTGTGGGCCAGCACTGTGGCAACGGACTGGTAGAGGAGCTGACGGCACGAGGGCCAGTTCAACTCCGTCACGGGTTCCCCTTCACCTCTGAAAGGGAAGTGAGAAAGAAGaggtaaaaataataataataatcaactCAGGCTTATGCAAAACATTAATCTGCCTTCCCTAGGTGACAAACTGCTTAGTGAGCAGACAAGTGCATAGTTTACAACTGAAAGAATGAGGCTGTTCATTCATCTGCCAGGCTGAGAAAGTGTGCGGATGAAGCAGCACACAAAGCCTTATTCACTTGTAGAAGTCGCTCTCTGGATCACTATGCCGCAGCTGGAAGGGTTCACGCGGAGCTTTACTGTCCAGAGGAAGCAGGTCGTCTGGGGCTGCTGGGGTGACTGGACGCGCCGGGAGCGGCTCCCCGTCCTCCGATCTGAGAAGGCCTTGAGCATCAGACAAACCAGTCACGGGTTGTTGGCCCAGTTGTGCCGCGGCGAGAAGGCTCCGGAGGCGTCGTGCGTGCTGGCTGAGTTGCACCGTGTGGATCGTGAGGCTGCAGGGTTCCGAGGGGACGTCCAGCATGGTGGTGGGTCGTGGACGCTGTGCTGATGGCTGGTGCAGCGGAGGATCTTGCATCTCTACCTGCCGAAACTCGCGCTGCAAAAGGTCAAAGGAGCTGCGGCCCGGTGGGACAGACGCGACAGGTAACTCGCCCCAATAACGCATCATCCTTACTGGGTATTTCATACGCTCCAAACAAGATGTTTAGTTCATTTGAAAACCAAAGAGCTCTGGATTAGGAATTCATTGTGACCGTTCTTTTTTTCCGAAGAGGATTTGCAGAGTACATCAAAATACGGGAAGGCTAATTATTGTGTTCTGTGCATCATACAAAAGCTAACCAGATAGCTAGCTGTCTAACgttacaggacagtggtgtgtaaGTCTGTGCGAATCTTCAAAAATCACCGCACAAAAATCGtagttttgtttagtttagcCTGTTAGCTGCCTAGCTCGGAAATCCGAGATTAGTTGTAATCAGTCatattaaatttttaaaatgccagCACAAGAATAGACGGAAAGTAACAAAGCAAACATGACGCAATACATACAATAATCAAGAAAATTATTTGGTAGCTGTTAGCTAAATACAAAACGATCCAAGTTGATAAATAGATAGTTCAGCATAGACGTAGTCGATACGCAATCTACGAGTACACGCGCTAAGCATTTCCGTGTAGCTACATAAGATAATATATAATTAGTTCCTAGAATTGAGTGGCTTTTAGCGTTATAGGATAATAACTGATAAATGTAGCGTCATACGTAAAGTCCCATTTATGTTTTTGAAATAGGTATAACTATAGAAAATTGATATTTACGAACTCTCAGAAGAAAGTGACCACTGACCTGATCTCTTCATTGAAGAAACAGCGGATCGGAATACTTATATCGATACACCAAACAAAAAATGGCGGAGGCCATAAACACGATGGATTCGGACAGCTTTTCAAAGCCCAAAAAGGACACGGAGATGGAGTTATCAATTGCTCCTGTTTGTGAAAATCCCGAAAATTGTGACGTGAAGGAGGATGCCCAAAATATATCCGAGCTAACTACAGATCCTTTCAAGAAACCCGCTATTTTCGCGGCACCATCCATCGTAGGAAAGAGGACCACTCCTGTCAAGAAGATCGCACAGGAGTCCGAGCAAGTTATCATCAAAGATGAGCCGCAAACTACTGAATGCGACTCACAGAACGACACAGATGAGAAAACATTACAGGAATCCGAGTCAAACAAACTCTCATCTATACGCGGTCCTCACAGACCGTCGGAAAGTCAAGAGAAGCGTCCCGCAAAAGAAATGCATAGGCATACAAAACCAAAGCAAGACATTAAAGCCAAAGTTCCACCAACTGGGAAATTTCCTCCTCTCCCCTACACGGAACCTCCATGGGGTGGTGTTACGGGTATCCCATACTCTTTCGAACTGCTCAAAAATGGTGCGATACTTGACAGCGTTCCTCTGACTCAGCAGAGTTATTTTGTGGTGGGCCGTTTACCAGTTTGTGATATATCTCTTGAGCATCCCTCTATTTCACGTTATCATGCTGTGGTGCAGTATCGGGAGCATTCAGGAGAGCAAGGAGTTATGGGGGAGGAGATCGGTTTCTATGTCTATGATCTTGGTAGCACTCACGGTACCTTTGTGAACAAGAACAAGATTCCCCCAAAAACCTACATAAGGGTACGGGTTGGACACGTGCTAAAATTTGGAGGAAGTACGAGACTCTTCATTCTCCAGGTTAGGTGcttggtgtttttttaaagttacattGAAGCTAAAGTGGAATCACATGTTTTATGCCTTGTGAATGCCTGCTTTCAGGGTCCTGAGTTTGATGAGGAGGTGGAGTCGGAGCTGACTGTAACAGAACTGAGAGAACGAGCCAGGAAGCAGCGAGAAGACCTGGAGAAGAAGATGATGGGAGATggctctgatgatgatgatgatgatgatgataatgatgagaaggaggaaaagaatgGAGAGACAAGGACTTCTGGGAGAAAGTCTTCAGAAGACACTGGCTGCTCTTGGGGAATGGGTAACAATATGattgagtttttgtttgtgtacacTGTATTTCTTAATCTCAGTAGGAGCATGAGGTTTAGTAAAACAAGTATAAAAAAACAAGTATTATTCACTGAATCCAGGAGAGGAAGCAGACCTAGTGGAGGATGAGAATGAGGAAAATCCTTTCGCCACTGAATTTCACGAAGACCAGGAAGCGGCCTACCTCAGAGATCCTAAAAAGGCTTTGCAGGGCTTCTACGATAGAGAAGGTAGTATGTGGTAATAGTTCGCAATCTTAGTCGCACAATGctggttttcttttgttatttaataCGACTACATTCTTTATGACTTCAGGAGAAGAGCTAGAGTTTGAATATGAGGACAAAGGCCATGGCACCTGGCTTTGCAGAATCAAGTAACTATCACTTTTTCATATAACATTTCTTGTTAAAAGGTTTGGACGTGAACTAGTCGCTCCCTACGTGATGTGCCGAGGCTGGCAATGTTGGGATCAGCTGATGTTCGTGTTCATCACAGGTTGCCTGTGGACGATGCTTTGGGCAGACAGCTGATTGCTGAGGTCACACACTCTGGGAAGAAGAAGGAAGCAGCTATCCAGTGCTCCCTGGAGGCCTGCCGCATGCTGGAGGCGCGAGGACTCTTGAGGCAAGAGGCAGgtcagtggcaacctggcagtggtgtgTTAGAGCCTGGCAGAGATCCAGTCAGCAAGTAAAGACCAAGCACTGTACAAAAGCAGCTTGGGTCATTAGAGTTaacccaacacccccccccccccccccccccccccccccccccccccccccccaaaaaaaaaaagaggagatTGATTTTATGGTGTCATACTTGGACTTCCTTGCAACTGTTGCTTCTTTTTATCCTGTTCCCTGCCTCTTCCCTGCAGTCTCCCGCAAGcgcaaaaagaaaaactggGAGGACAATGACTATTATGACAGCGATGATGACTCTTTCCTGGACCGGACGGGTACAGTGGAAAGGAAGAGGACAGAGCGTATGAAGAAGGCCGGCAAGATCCAGGAGCAGCCCGACACCTACGACTCTCTGGTGACAAACTTACTTGGCAACAGTGCATATTTAacagtgtatatttatatttgcatgtTGATGTGACGACGGCATGTCCTCTCTAAGGTCGCTAAGCTAGCTGCAGTGGAGAAAGAGCTGGCCGAAACCGAGGGCAAACTCGGCTCTTCAGCAGAAGGTGAGGTCATCGTGACGGCTGCCTGCCCATCGCTGCCTAGTGAGAGCATAGTGAGAGCATGCACTTGCGTTCGTGCTTTATTCCCCGTGTCTGTTCCATCAGGAGGCTCCAGCTCGTCTGCGGCAGACCCGCTAGATGTGTTCATGAGTTGCGTGCGCAGCCAGACGGCTCTGGACAGCGTGGAGCGCAAGAAGCTGCACCTGCACGTGACCGAGCTGAAGAAGGAGGGCCAGCGGCTGCGTAAGCTCATTGAGGTGACGCGGCCCACGCAGCTGCCCTCCCTGATCAGCGGGTGAGAGATCTGTACCTGAAAAAGCACAGGCTTCCCTCATATGGTTATTTAAGGTGACATAAATGTTTGGTGGTTATTACAAAATTGACCAAAACCTGGTTGATTCTTTACATACTCATTCCCATTCTCTCTATATAGTATGATAATACAAAGATAGGTATCTCTTGTGAGAGCAAATGgatagctctctctctgtccctgtctctcagGTCTGCTAGCCTTCCATCTGACTTGGAAAAGCCTAAGAAGATAGCCCTGCCTCTGTTTGGTGCTATGAAAGGTGGCAGCAAATTCAAACTAAAGACAGGAACCATAGGGGTGAGTTactcctcttttcttctgtgctgtgtgttgtaatATGGTCTTGGAGTGGATGTGAGttaaaacatttctctgttGTGACTAGCTCTCTGTCAATGACCTAATGCTCCTGATGAATTCTCttgagtgtttgtgtaaagaacaaagaaaactcACATGCgcataaatgcacataaataGAGTCTGCCTCCAAAGAGACCCAACCTGCCCCCTGAGCTCTTCAGCTTGAAAGAACTACCCCctggtgaagaggaggaggaagaggaggaagatgatgaaggaaaaaaagaagacaaagagagTAAGGCTGAGAGGGAGAGCCCAGCTGTGGCAGAGTCAGCGAAGGAGGCTGTTGAGTCTAACGAGGCCTCTGATTCTGGCCCACACAGCCCTAAAGGTTAGTGTACGGCGAATATCCACAGCTACAATATAAGGTTGGTCAGGATGTTATGCTGCATCATTAATTTGGTGTTAACTGGCAAGTAACACAGTTGGCAGGCAAAGTGATTCCAGGCAATATTTATGCCCACTACTTACCAGTGTTGTGTCGCATGGCTTTCTGATGCATATTAATGACAGAACATTCTCTGGATATTATGAATTTAGATGAGCTACTCTAAGCCTGTGTATCCATAATGTGCTGATTTTGATTGACATTAATACAGGACCAAATTATGCTAAAGCCATCAGTtagaagttttttttcttcctttctttctttgaggAATAGTGTGTGGTTGGGAAAATGCTGTAACAGTGCTGACAATATTCAAGCTTCCGCACTTCTACCTTTTGTCCAGAAGGTTGCAGTGTTGAGCCTTTACAAACCAGGTCACTGTTGACCATGCCATCATTTTATGGAACTTAAACAAAGATATATTCATTATTCAGCATGGATTGACTTTCTTTGTTATAAAGGcgagaggcgtgtgtgtgtgtatttagaggTGAAAGACTCCGAAAGACGAACAGTAAATAAGGCTTCACTTCATGGAAAAAAGACTGTGAAGTCAGTCCATCCCAAGGAAGACTCCTCTTCACTTCTGCCAAGTACTGACATTTTATTAatgggattttttattttacagttttgtacaacagaaaatataacattttaaccTTTCCTTTTATATTCAAGGGGAACCTCTGAAAAAGGGTGGCAAGAAAATAACTGGCCAAAGCAGGGTGTGTCGTGATTTCTACTACATTTCAGAGCACTAAATCACTAAGGCCTTTCCTGCCTGTAAAGACACTATAATGCactctgtggttgtgtgttgaTATCCATGAATCAACTGTATAAACGTGCTGACACCGTTTCTTCCCTGTGCAGCCTCCTAGCTCGGTGTCCAAGCAGTACCCGGAGGACGACCCTGACTACTGTGTTTGGATGCCTCCAGCAGGTACTATAGCAGACGTCTGCAACCTCGCCGTCATCGGTGGTTCCCCCGGCCTTGGCTGTTGTGGGGCTGGCTGAACCTGTGCTGGAGGCTAGGGCAGTTCCTCTTCACACTTCAGGGCTAACTAGCAttcaacacacagcacagcctttAGGAGCCTTTGAGCAGCTGACTCTTCGGACACTGTTTTGACATGTCTCATACCGAGCCAGTACATTCCTGCGCCTGGGGTAATCCATTGTCCGGTGGTGCTGGCCTGGGGGGCGTGGCTAAGAGTggagatgagggaggagagaggagggcagTAGTTTAGAGAAAACTGAAGTATTTACTTGCCATTTTGTTTCAGGGACAAAGTATTCACATCAAAGGCAGTGAGTTATGATgagataaaagcattttttccaTACTGAATAAGAActaaagtctttttttcttaagaACTTTTTTTCTTGGTATGCAAATTTGGGCTGCGATCACGCTGACATTAAAGCTGACCCGACAGGGAAACTAATGGCCTTCATTACACCATTATGTTAGCTGCATGGTCTGTTATGGCTTCACAGTAAGATAAGCGTTTAACTATTCAGATAGCTGTAATGAGTGTTTGAGCAGTCTGCCAACAAGAAACGTTCACCGTTATACTTCAGACGTTTCCACTGAACAGGCTTTCTCCAGCCTAAAGATCATGGCAGCGTCATATTTTGTGTTGATCTACAGTCATGGCAGCTTCCTGTATTGTGTTAATTATGGCAGAAGACCATGGCAACTTTGTATAGTTCTTGTATCTTGTATATCTGGCTCTTCAAGGTCCTACAATGTAAAGTTGGTCTTTTTGGTTTGAACAGGTCAGACGGGTGATGGTCGGACTCATCTTAACGATAAATACGGCTACTGAGAACAGGGCAGACAAGTTCATTTCACCCAGCATCAGTGGGGGGGGAGCTGCACCGTAACGGCTCAAAACTGCATGGCTACATTTCCCTTTGTCAAAGAACTTCACTTTCTTGCTTGGACTCCCTTCTCTGATTCTCTCTAGTGCCCTTCCAGAACACTGTGGGCACGGGTTTGCGGGTGGGAGCACTGTACAGACGTGCAGTTGCAGAATCAATTGCTTATGTTCACATCAGTACTGATTAAGGACATAATCTGATAATTACCACTACCAAGACACTTTtgttttagggtgtttttttgttgcaagAATATATAGCTGAGTGACCTAGAGTCAGTTAATATCTGTTAAATGTGCAATTCAGTGgggttttgggtttttaaaGAGGCAGGCTTCTGTCATAAGTGCTTTATTCGGCAGATGCTGTCCCCAGATCAGTTTAACAGGCTTAATGAATGCTCTGTGTTGTCAGTGTACTGGGTCACTGTAAGTAGAACGCTGGCCTTCCTGGGGAGTTCACTAAGCCACTCTGATACAAGCGCAAGCTCTCCCACTGACTCTGGCTCCACACACAGCTTCTGTTACCTTTCTGTAGAAagggcagtgaggagagagagagggagagggggagcatATTCACCAGCCATCTGGACACTTGCTCTGCATTCTGGGATTGAGAGCGAGCTGTTAATGAATcaagtgacgtgtgtgtgtgtgtgcgtgcgcacgcgcttTGGAGGTGGAGTGACAGTGTAccttgtgtgtatgcgtgttccCTTCACTTGCTATTAATGAAAAGTGACTCAGTGTTAGAGTTTGGGGGGAGCATCCCACAAACCCTATAACTGCTTTAGCCCTGATGTTTCAGACATATTGTTATGGAAAAGTGTATTTTATCAATGttcttttgtaaaataaatattaatgtagtTATTGAGTGAGTttcaatttgtaattttttttgggggggcggggggtgagTAGAGGCATAATTATTCTGGGAGGGTTAGAGTGAGCCTTAAGCCAGActttaatgtaaaacattattcaGAATGAATTTATTGTCTATAGGTGATACTTCATGCTTGTAACACAGAACACCAGCTTGTATAA is part of the Electrophorus electricus isolate fEleEle1 chromosome 13, fEleEle1.pri, whole genome shotgun sequence genome and encodes:
- the supt7l gene encoding STAGA complex 65 subunit gamma, coding for MKYPVRMMRYWGELPVASVPPGRSSFDLLQREFRQVEMQDPPLHQPSAQRPRPTTMLDVPSEPCSLTIHTVQLSQHARRLRSLLAAAQLGQQPVTGLSDAQGLLRSEDGEPLPARPVTPAAPDDLLPLDSKAPREPFQLRHSDPESDFYKGEGEPVTELNWPSCRQLLYQSVATVLAHTGFESANESVLETLTDLVHEHYLRLTRLLRVAVDREARLGSTPFPDVVEQVFHEVGIGSVLALQRFWQVRIKDYHSYMLQVSKELSEEYERLVNPEKALEDSKPLKVKEEPVSDIAFPLSEEPEADPASGDQALPVGVLATSSERLPGGLEEGHSPHTSGTAGHSSPLWQLTQVKMEPQDSEEGQVSGHGVLGGDVFEEGPMSTMSEAGIPPSPGGSDGSYGSQSPDSLMGTSPFNQRPKKRMRKV
- the slc4a1ap gene encoding kanadaptin isoform X2, whose product is MAEAINTMDSDSFSKPKKDTEMELSIAPVCENPENCDVKEDAQNISELTTDPFKKPAIFAAPSIVGKRTTPVKKIAQESEQVIIKDEPQTTECDSQNDTDEKTLQESESNKLSSIRGPHRPSESQEKRPAKEMHRHTKPKQDIKAKVPPTGKFPPLPYTEPPWGGVTGIPYSFELLKNGAILDSVPLTQQSYFVVGRLPVCDISLEHPSISRYHAVVQYREHSGEQGVMGEEIGFYVYDLGSTHGTFVNKNKIPPKTYIRVRVGHVLKFGGSTRLFILQGPEFDEEVESELTVTELRERARKQREDLEKKMMGDGSDDDDDDDDNDEKEEKNGETRTSGRKSSEDTGCSWGMGEEADLVEDENEENPFATEFHEDQEAAYLRDPKKALQGFYDREGEELEFEYEDKGHGTWLCRIKLPVDDALGRQLIAEVTHSGKKKEAAIQCSLEACRMLEARGLLRQEAVSRKRKKKNWEDNDYYDSDDDSFLDRTGTVERKRTERMKKAGKIQEQPDTYDSLVAKLAAVEKELAETEGKLGSSAEGGSSSSAADPLDVFMSCVRSQTALDSVERKKLHLHVTELKKEGQRLRKLIEVTRPTQLPSLISGSASLPSDLEKPKKIALPLFGAMKGGSKFKLKTGTIGSLPPKRPNLPPELFSLKELPPGEEEEEEEEDDEGKKEDKESKAERESPAVAESAKEAVESNEASDSGPHSPKEVKDSERRTVNKASLHGKKTVKSVHPKEDSSSLLPREPLKKGGKKITGQSRPPSSVSKQYPEDDPDYCVWMPPAGQTGDGRTHLNDKYGY
- the slc4a1ap gene encoding kanadaptin isoform X1, with amino-acid sequence MAEAINTMDSDSFSKPKKDTEMELSIAPVCENPENCDVKEDAQNISELTTDPFKKPAIFAAPSIVGKRTTPVKKIAQESEQVIIKDEPQTTECDSQNDTDEKTLQESESNKLSSIRGPHRPSESQEKRPAKEMHRHTKPKQDIKAKVPPTGKFPPLPYTEPPWGGVTGIPYSFELLKNGAILDSVPLTQQSYFVVGRLPVCDISLEHPSISRYHAVVQYREHSGEQGVMGEEIGFYVYDLGSTHGTFVNKNKIPPKTYIRVRVGHVLKFGGSTRLFILQGPEFDEEVESELTVTELRERARKQREDLEKKMMGDGSDDDDDDDDNDEKEEKNGETRTSGRKSSEDTGCSWGMGEEADLVEDENEENPFATEFHEDQEAAYLRDPKKALQGFYDREGEELEFEYEDKGHGTWLCRIKLPVDDALGRQLIAEVTHSGKKKEAAIQCSLEACRMLEARGLLRQEAVSRKRKKKNWEDNDYYDSDDDSFLDRTGTVERKRTERMKKAGKIQEQPDTYDSLVAKLAAVEKELAETEGKLGSSAEGGSSSSAADPLDVFMSCVRSQTALDSVERKKLHLHVTELKKEGQRLRKLIEVTRPTQLPSLISGSASLPSDLEKPKKIALPLFGAMKGGSKFKLKTGTIGSLPPKRPNLPPELFSLKELPPGEEEEEEEEDDEGKKEDKESKAERESPAVAESAKEAVESNEASDSGPHSPKGERRVCVYLEVKDSERRTVNKASLHGKKTVKSVHPKEDSSSLLPREPLKKGGKKITGQSRPPSSVSKQYPEDDPDYCVWMPPAGQTGDGRTHLNDKYGY